A segment of the Mercurialis annua linkage group LG4, ddMerAnnu1.2, whole genome shotgun sequence genome:
TGGATGTATACGAGGCATGACAGAGGCTTCCTGCCGCCAGATTTTTTCCCTAATCTTGAAGAGTTCGTGAATTTTGCTGTGCAACATCCCGAGTGTATGAATGGAGAAGAGATAAAATGCCCATGTTCTAGGACAAAATGTAGAAATACGAATTTTCGAGATGTCGAAGTTGTGAAACTACATGTCTTGCAGTCTGGGTTTGTTCcagattactatgtctggatTCACCACGGTGAGGTGAATGTCCCTCCTGTTGTTCAGCAGCCGGTTAATGAATACGATTACTATAATGAGGGAGGGGGAGATTTAAACTCCggtcagagaatggttattgatgctgctggtcctgaagtttttgaggaagagaccccgaatgaagaagctcagaagttttttgatatgatgagtgcggcagaagaagaaatatggcccggaaatagcagacactcacccctgtccgcatctgttgaaattttggatattaagtGTCGACATCAGGGGTCGATATCTTTAATTGACGACACCTGCCGTTTATTACAAGAACTGCTTCCAGAGAACAACAAAATGCCAAAATTTTTTGCTAATATCAAGAAGCTGGTGAAAGGTCTCGGGTTGccggttgaggttattgagtGCTGTTTGCACAACTGTATGATTTACTGGGGGGCGGACGAGGATTTAACCCACTGCAAAGTTTGCACATTTCCTCGGTGGAAACCTGTTACGAAAAGCAATTCGGCCAAAAGAAGGGCTAACGttccttataaaaaaatgttttatttccctTTAACTCCGAGGCTGCAAAGGTTGTACGCTTCCAAAGCCACGGCTAaacatatgacatggcacgGCTAAACATATGACAAAGAAAACATTGACAATACTTGTCCCGGGACCTGGAAATCCAAAAGACCAGATGGATATATTCCTGCAGCCGTTAATAGCGGAGTTGAATCAATTGTGGGAATCTGGAATTCGGACGTATGACGTTCAAAAGAGgcagaattttcaaatgagggcggcgcttatgtggacaattaatgactttcccgcttattcaatgTTGTCTGGGTGGAGCACATCAGGAAGACTGGCATGTCCGCATTGTATGGAAAATACCGAGGCATTCACGTTGCCCGATAGTGGTAAACAGTCctggtttgattgccacagaAAATTTTTACCTACGGGCCATCATTTTCGTCGGAATGTTACTGAATTTCGAAAAGGCAAACAAGTAAAGCACAAATTTGGAGGTGTGAGGACTGTTGTAGgtttaactaatttaaaaatttgtattttttaaatctcaGGACCGTTTTCAGGCAGAGCTTGCTGCAGCAACACAGTCTCAGGCAGCTGGAGAAGGGAGTTCGTCGACTCCAGAGCCGATCGACGAGAACGAGCTGTTTTTGTCTCTCGAGGCAATAAGAAGCAGCGAGTCTACGGTATTGGATCGGCTTCAGCATCCTACATCGGCCAGAGCAGCGCTAGCCGATTGCGCCGCGGCGGATCATCCCAGCAGGGGAACGTTAGTACTGAGGACATAGAGCAGCGTATTGCTAGGGAGGTTGAGGAGCGGCTCGAGCAGCGGATtcgtactgtggaggcgggtttcgaaGAGCGGGCCGAGCAGCGGATCCGTAGTGTGGAGGCGGGTTTTGacgagcggatccgtactgagcTTGCGCGGCTGATGACTACACTCCCACCCGAGTTACGCCCGCAGTTCCCACCACCCCCACCCCCTCCTGCTGATGACACCACCAGTTTAGAGTAGGCTTGTGATACACTTGgacatatttatgttttttgttcgtatactttaatattaatgttttttgtatgctttttgacgtttatatatatatatatatatattacggatttggttatatatatttattgtttcttatgtATGTGAATGGTATATTTAACAGGTCTAACGAATaacagaaaaaatatgaaaataagccgtaaaaaaataaaattttgccaAAAATAGGTAATTTAGCGACTACCTGTtttaactttagcgacggattttccgtcgctaattaaaCATGACACGACTGTTTATTGCAGTTGGCGACGGAATTTTCCGTCGCCAATTGAAAGAAACAGCGACggaattaccgacggaatttccgtcgccacgttagcgacggaaattccgtcggtaattccGTCGGAAAATTGGTCGGCTGGCCGACCAATTTACCGACCTTCTGCCTCCAACTTACCGACGGAATATTCCGTCGGTAAGTTGGCGACAGACAGTGTTTTGGGTCGCTATTACAATTAGCGACCCAAAATTTACCGACGGACGgagtccgtcggtaatccgtcgctaattacaattagcgacggatctcaggtgtttagcgacggatatttccgtcgctaaacacctgttttctagtagtgatatATGTTAGtcacaaaatatatattttataaatataaaaaaagttataattataaCATTATACTCTTGTTTTATATTATCTCCTTTGCATTTGTAtcttaattatttaactttatttataGTCTtacattcaaattttatatttatgtttttcatTATTGTCTTTTCATAATAATAACTCTTCATTATCATCTAtggaatttctttttttatttagttatatATATTTCTCAACTTACTATTATTTCTTAgtagttatttttatttggcttaatcactctaaaaacctccacctttaaccccttttataaatatatcccgaCATAGTATTTCTCCAATTGTGCCCTAATTTTCCCTTTATGTATCAATTGTAACTTAAAGCATTAGAttgactttttttcatttataaaaaagttcagaataatcttttatttttatattattaataatattagggtcTAATTGAAATATAGGTCAAAAATggaggattattttaaacttttttttaggtgaaaagaggttaatttaatgctttagggtgcaattgaaacataaaaggggaaattagggtaaaattaaaaaaattcctatGTCGGAGTATATTTACAAAAGGGATTAAAGGCGGGGGAgttttaagtgattaggccttttatttttaataagttaTCCTAAACACTTGT
Coding sequences within it:
- the LOC126678527 gene encoding uncharacterized protein LOC126678527 → MNPDRSWMYTRHDRGFLPPDFFPNLEEFVNFAVQHPECMNGEEIKCPCSRTKCRNTNFRDVEVVKLHVLQSGFVPDYYVWIHHGEVNVPPVVQQPVNEYDYYNEGGGDLNSGQRMVIDAAGPEVFEEETPNEEAQKFFDMMSAAEEEIWPGNSRHSPLSASVEILDIKCRHQGSISLIDDTCRLLQELLPENNKMPKFFANIKKLVKGLGLPVEVIECCLHNCMIYWGADEDLTHCKVCTFPRWKPVTKSNSAKRRANVPYKKMFYFPLTPRLQRLYASKATAKHMTWHG